Proteins encoded within one genomic window of Arachis ipaensis cultivar K30076 chromosome B08, Araip1.1, whole genome shotgun sequence:
- the LOC107614318 gene encoding uncharacterized protein LOC107614318 → MSEPRPVPRRESPWGITGEGHREPKAHRCNDRVEDVVQACFEGNPFKTVPGPFKLFWKCMRSKPGEEPTEPFTYLDLEPPKREEKPVKVE, encoded by the exons atgagCGAGCCGAGGCCAGTGCCGAGGAGAGAGAGTCCATGGGGAATCACCGGAGAGGGTCATCGTGAACCCAAAGCTCACCGATGTAACGACCGTGTTGAAGATGTCGTTCAG GCTTGTTTTGAGGGGAACCCATTTAAGACAGTTCCAGGGCCTTTCAAGCTCTTCTGGAAATGCATGCGTTCTAAACCTGG CGAGGAACCAACAGAGCCATTTACCTATCTGGATTTGGAACCTCCAAAGAGAGAGGAGAAACCTGTAAAAGTTGAGTAA